The Carassius carassius chromosome 34, fCarCar2.1, whole genome shotgun sequence genome has a segment encoding these proteins:
- the LOC132114683 gene encoding MAP kinase-interacting serine/threonine-protein kinase 2-like yields the protein MVQNKITEVTGFHRSFKGQNPFESEEFSKTGSHLLESAFDFDCSTRPDMLSSQPIDIPDAKKRHKKKKRCRATDSFSGRFEDVYKLQDEVLGEGAYARVQTCINQITHKEYAVKIIEKRPGHSRSRVFREVEMLYQCQGHRNILELVEFFEEEDKFYLVFEKLRGGSVLAHIHKRRYFSEQEASIVVQDIASALDFLHNKGMAHRDLKPENILCEHGDRISPVKICDFDLGSGIKLNSDRSPISTPELLTPCGSAEYMAPEVVEAFNEEATIYDKRCDLWSLGVILYIMLSGYPPFVGHCGSDCGWENGDPCHACQNTLFESIQEGKYEFPEKEWAHISSSAKDLISKLLVRDAKKRLSAAQVLQHPWVRGGAFDCLPSSILLPRNSSTKDLTFFAGKAVAMNRQLAEQDDLEEQQLQDSPQVVTASATSMRLSPPSNSKLAKRRQRSSLLKGAPVSASELRQLLAPLVIVGDCV from the exons ATGGTGCAGAACAAGATCACTGAAGTTACCGGATTCCATCGCTCTTTTAAG GGCCAAAATCCCTTTGAATCTGAGGAATTTTCCAAAACAGGATCCCATCTCCTTGAATCTGCCTTCGATTTTGATTGTTCCACCCGACCTG ACATGCTATCCAGCCAGCCCATCGACATCCCAGATGCCAAAAAGAGACACAAGAAGAAAAAGAGATGCAGGGCAACAGACAGCTTCTCAGGGCGATTTGAGG ATGTATATAAACTGCAAGATGAGGTGCTGGGAGAAGGGGCCTATGCCAGAGTCCAGACCTGCATCAACCAAATCACCCACAAAGAATATGCTGTGAAG aTCATTGAGAAAAGGCCAGGACACAGCAGGAGTCGTGTTTTCAGAGAGGTGGAAATGCTGTACCAGTGTCAGGGCCACAG AAATATTCTGGAGCTGGTGGAGTTCTTTGAGGAGGAGGACAAGTTTTACCTTGTGTTTGAGAAGCTGAGAGGAG GTTCAGTCTTGGCCCACATTCACAAGAGGAGATACTTCAGCGAGCAGGAAGCTAGCATTGTGGTGCAGGACATTGCGAGTGCGCTGGACTTCCTTCACAATAAAG GAATGGCCCACAGAGACCTGAAGCCTGAAAACATCTTGTGTGAGCACGGGGACAGG ATTTCGCCTGTGAAGATTTGTGATTTTGATCTAGGCAGCGGAATTAAACTCAATAGTGACCGTTCGCCCATCTCCACTCCAGAGCTCCTTACTCCA TGTGGATCTGCTGAATACATGGCGCCGGAAGTTGTGGAAGCCTTCAATGAGGAGGCGACCATCTACGATAAGCGCTGTGACCTGTGGAGCCTGGGTGTCATCCTCTACATCATGCTGAGCGGTTACCCTCCCTTCGTTGGCCACTGTGGAAGCGACTGTGGATGGGAGAATGGAGACCCTTGTCATGCATGTCAG AACACTTTGTTTGAAAGCATCCAAGAGGGCAAGTATGAATTTCCAGAGAAAGAGTGGGCTCACATTTCCTCAAGTGCCAAAGACCTCATTTCCAAATTGCTTGTGCGAGACGCCAAGAAGCGTCTTAGCGCTGCTCAGGTTCTCCAGCACCCCTGGGTACGAGGG GGTGCCTTTGACTGTCTCCCTTCTTCTATCCTGCTTCCAAG GAACAGCAGCACTAAGGACCTGACGTTCTTTGCAGGCAAGGCTGTTGCCATGAACCGGCAACTAGCTGAGCAAGACGACCTGGAAGAACAGCAGCTTCAGGACTCGCCTCAGGTCGTCACAGCCAGTGCCACCTCCATGCGCCTCTCCCCTCCCTCCAACTCTAAACTGGCCAAGCGCAGACAGAGGAGTAGCCTGCTGAAAGGAGCACCTGTGTCTGCCTCCGAGCTCAGGCAGCTCCTGGCACCGCTGGTCATTGTGGGAGACTGTGTTTAA
- the LOC132114684 gene encoding MOB kinase activator 3A — protein MSTALKQVFNKDRTFRPKRKFEPGTQRFELHKKAQASLNAGLDLKQAVQLPHGEDLNDWVAVHVVDFFNRINLIYGTISDSCTDQTCPVMSGGPKYEYRWQDEQKYKKPTAVSAPKYMSLLMDWIEVQINNEHIFPTNVGTPFPKTFMQVAKKILSRLFRVFVHVYIHHFDRVSQMGAEAHVNTCYKHFYNFVTEFNLIDHKELEPLKEMTSRMCH, from the exons ATGTCCACAGCCCTAAAACAAGTCTTCAACAAGGACAGGACATTCCGGCCCAAGCGCAAGTTTGAGCCTGGAACGCAGCGCTTTGAGCTGCACAAGAAAGCACAGGCGTCCCTGAATGCCGGCCTGGACCTGAAGCAGGCGGTGCAGCTGCCGCATGGTGAAGACCTCAATGATTGGGTGGCCGTTCACGTGGTGGACTTCTTTAACCGCATCAATCTCATCTATGGCACCATCAGTGACTCCTGCACAGACCAGACCTGCCCCGTTATGTCAGGCGGGCCTAAGTACGAGTACCGCTGGCAGGATGAACAAAAGTATAAGAAGCCCACCGCTGTCTCAGCACCCAAATACATGAGCCTGCTAATGGACTGGATTGAGGTCCAGATCAACAACGAGCACATCTTCCCCACTAATGTTG GTACGCCATTCCCTAAGACCTTCATGCAGGTTGCAAAGAAGATCTTGTCTCGTTTGTTCCGAGTCTTTGTCCATGTCTACATCCACCATTTCGACCGCGTGAGCCAGATGGGAGCAGAGGCCCACGTGAACACCTGTTACAAACATTTCTATAACTTTGTTACTGAATTCAACCTCATAGACCACAAAGAGCTGGAACCTTTG AAAGAGATGACATCACGGATGTGCCACTGA